One stretch of Lacimicrobium alkaliphilum DNA includes these proteins:
- the plsB gene encoding glycerol-3-phosphate 1-O-acyltransferase PlsB, whose amino-acid sequence MHWLQRLLLTMISLPTRLLVSTKVIPANLFEELGIDPHKPIIYLLHTHSATDLLALQQASRQSGLPDPTEDIRLGAETSPACLYLEQPQGLISRRVRSTDVHQQFERILALQQAHAEMDVQILPVSVFWGRAPEKSKPGWSDLLADRASPSWLRKLFIVLFLGRDNFVCFSRAVSSQRVVQETGGPSSIAHKLIRVARTHFYRKIQSMTGPTSIDKHQLRNAVLGAKAVKQAIAEEQQSKKLSPQQARDRAAGYLKEIAADYREGIIRFGDRLLTRVWNKIYNGIEVSHAAKVRELAQKGHEIIYVPCHRSHMDYLLLTYVIYHEGLATPHIAAGINLNFWPVGGIFRRGGAFFLRRSFAGNKLYTAVFREYLELLFERGYPVKYYPEGGRSRTGRLLPPKTGMLAMTLQAMLKGVKRPVSIVPVYLGYENVMELGSYLNELKGKKKQKESFLQVFSAIKKLKNYGHGFLSFGEPISLNQYLDNQVPDWRKDMQDIQDKKPSWLTPTVNHLANQVMCRINQAASVSGMSLVSLSLLASKNHTASESELTANLDHLLQLLRDAPFSKLCVIPQISGAEMLQNTLALNKLQVQEDSFGRIIALDERSAVTQTYYRNNILHLFALPGLVASCIAGHGAEKKQILAIVERLYPLLSKELFIYLSAQQAEEYVEVLITNMKSLGLIRQQGRKLVATEHTGSGFGTLAILNRTMQPTLQRYAMMLNVLERQQALSRSELEKQSRQLAEHLCTITGIDAPEFYDKNLFSTFIQSLKDNKLVEASAEGSLQYSQQSADLQAMVMALISPDVAQKLTHL is encoded by the coding sequence ATGCACTGGTTGCAAAGGTTACTGCTGACCATGATCAGCCTGCCCACCAGATTGCTGGTATCAACAAAAGTCATTCCAGCCAATCTGTTTGAGGAATTGGGGATCGATCCCCATAAGCCCATCATTTATCTGCTACACACGCACTCGGCCACAGATCTGCTCGCACTGCAACAGGCAAGCAGACAGTCAGGTTTGCCGGATCCGACAGAGGATATTCGACTTGGAGCTGAAACAAGCCCGGCTTGCCTTTATCTCGAACAACCTCAGGGATTAATCAGTCGTCGGGTTCGCAGCACAGATGTGCATCAGCAATTCGAGCGCATACTCGCATTGCAACAGGCCCATGCTGAGATGGATGTGCAGATTCTGCCGGTATCGGTGTTCTGGGGAAGGGCTCCGGAAAAATCCAAGCCGGGCTGGTCAGATTTGCTTGCCGACAGGGCCTCACCAAGCTGGCTACGCAAGTTATTTATTGTGCTGTTTCTCGGCCGCGATAATTTTGTCTGCTTCAGCCGGGCGGTTTCCTCGCAACGAGTGGTACAGGAGACAGGGGGCCCTTCCTCTATAGCGCATAAGCTTATACGGGTAGCAAGGACTCACTTTTACCGAAAAATACAATCCATGACGGGTCCCACCAGTATAGACAAACACCAGTTACGGAATGCAGTGCTGGGAGCCAAAGCTGTCAAACAGGCTATTGCCGAAGAGCAACAGAGTAAAAAACTCTCCCCGCAGCAAGCCAGAGACAGAGCAGCCGGATATTTAAAGGAAATCGCGGCCGATTATCGCGAAGGGATTATTCGCTTTGGTGACAGGCTGCTGACCCGGGTCTGGAATAAGATCTATAACGGTATCGAAGTCAGTCATGCAGCCAAAGTGCGCGAGCTGGCACAAAAAGGCCATGAGATCATTTATGTTCCCTGTCACCGCAGTCATATGGATTATCTTTTGCTGACCTATGTCATTTACCACGAAGGATTGGCCACTCCTCATATCGCCGCAGGCATTAACCTTAACTTCTGGCCTGTAGGAGGCATCTTCAGACGCGGGGGAGCATTTTTCCTGCGCCGCAGCTTTGCCGGTAATAAGCTCTATACCGCCGTATTCAGGGAATATCTTGAACTGCTTTTTGAGCGGGGATATCCGGTGAAATATTATCCTGAGGGGGGGCGCAGCCGCACCGGGCGCCTGTTACCACCCAAAACAGGCATGCTGGCGATGACCCTGCAGGCCATGCTTAAAGGCGTAAAACGCCCGGTCAGTATTGTGCCGGTGTACCTGGGTTATGAGAATGTGATGGAGCTGGGTAGTTATCTGAACGAACTCAAGGGCAAGAAGAAGCAAAAGGAGTCTTTTTTGCAGGTTTTCTCGGCAATTAAGAAACTGAAAAACTATGGTCATGGCTTTTTGAGTTTCGGTGAGCCCATATCCCTGAATCAATATCTGGATAATCAGGTACCCGACTGGCGCAAAGATATGCAGGACATTCAGGATAAAAAACCTTCGTGGCTGACCCCAACCGTCAATCACCTGGCCAATCAGGTGATGTGCCGCATTAATCAGGCGGCTTCGGTGAGCGGGATGTCACTGGTTTCACTGAGTCTGCTGGCGAGCAAAAATCATACGGCTTCAGAGTCTGAACTGACCGCCAATCTCGATCACCTTTTACAACTGCTCAGAGACGCGCCGTTCAGTAAACTCTGCGTCATACCGCAGATCAGCGGTGCCGAAATGTTACAAAACACATTGGCACTGAATAAACTGCAGGTACAGGAGGATAGTTTCGGCCGGATTATTGCACTGGATGAGCGCTCCGCTGTGACCCAGACTTACTATCGCAATAATATTTTGCATCTGTTTGCCCTGCCCGGTCTGGTGGCGTCCTGTATTGCCGGTCATGGTGCAGAGAAAAAGCAGATTCTTGCCATTGTAGAGCGGTTGTATCCGCTGTTGAGTAAAGAACTGTTTATCTATCTGTCAGCCCAGCAGGCTGAAGAATATGTTGAAGTACTGATAACAAACATGAAAAGCCTCGGTCTTATCCGCCAACAGGGCCGGAAACTGGTAGCTACTGAGCATACCGGCAGTGGTTTTGGTACGCTGGCTATTCTGAACCGCACCATGCAACCCACACTACAGCGATATGCCATGATGTTGAATGTACTCGAGCGCCAGCAGGCATTGAGCCGCTCAGAACTGGAGAAGCAAAGCCGCCAACTGGCAGAACACCTTTGTACTATTACCGGTATTGATGCGCCGGAGTTTTACGATAAGAACCTGTTTTCCACCTTTATTCAGTCGCTCAAAGACAACAAACTGGTGGAAGCCAGCGCAGAAGGTTCACTGCAGTATTCGCAACAAAGTGCCGACCTGCAGGCGATGGTCATGGCACTGATTTCACCGGATGTGGCACAAAAACTGACTCATCTTTAA
- the ubiA gene encoding 4-hydroxybenzoate octaprenyltransferase: MSRFSGYLRLMRIDKPIGIYLLLWPTYWALWLAEMGTPHWSLLVIFTLGVFLMRAAGCVINDYADRHIDGQVRRTAQRPIVAGEVTGHQALMLFFILVVLSFLLVLLLNWQTIVLSIGALLLAACYPFMKRYTHLPQVVLGAAFSWAIPMAFMATIEILPWWSWVLYLANLLWIVAYDTQYAMVDRDDDLQIGVKSTAILFGRYDRLIIGLLQVISLALLVWLGMLLELGAIYYLACTGCAVLVIYQQYLIAGRERDKCFRAFLNNHYFGMILTLGLIGSLSF, translated from the coding sequence ATGAGCCGGTTCAGTGGATACCTGCGCCTGATGCGTATAGACAAGCCCATTGGTATTTATCTTTTACTGTGGCCTACCTACTGGGCCTTGTGGCTGGCAGAGATGGGCACACCTCATTGGTCGCTATTGGTGATTTTTACTCTCGGGGTGTTCCTGATGCGCGCTGCTGGTTGTGTGATCAATGACTATGCAGACCGCCATATTGACGGGCAGGTCAGGCGCACTGCCCAGCGGCCTATTGTTGCAGGGGAAGTGACCGGACATCAGGCGCTGATGCTGTTCTTTATTCTGGTTGTGCTGTCTTTTCTGCTGGTTTTACTGCTCAACTGGCAAACCATCGTACTTTCGATCGGAGCGCTGTTGCTGGCTGCATGTTACCCCTTTATGAAGCGTTATACCCACTTGCCTCAGGTGGTACTCGGGGCCGCTTTCAGCTGGGCGATTCCGATGGCTTTTATGGCGACTATCGAAATCCTGCCCTGGTGGAGCTGGGTTCTCTACCTGGCTAACCTTTTGTGGATCGTTGCTTATGATACCCAGTATGCCATGGTGGACCGCGACGATGACCTGCAGATCGGGGTGAAATCTACCGCCATTCTGTTTGGCCGCTACGATAGGTTGATCATCGGACTGCTTCAGGTCATCAGCCTGGCACTGCTGGTCTGGCTTGGCATGTTGCTGGAATTGGGGGCCATCTACTATCTGGCCTGCACTGGCTGTGCAGTGCTGGTTATTTACCAGCAATACCTGATCGCCGGCCGTGAACGGGATAAATGCTTCCGTGCATTTCTGAATAACCACTACTTTGGCATGATTCTGACGCTTGGGCTTATTGGCTCACTGAGTTTCTGA
- a CDS encoding chorismate--pyruvate lyase family protein → MSLATEFPLTLDTQWFSPQAGAIPDFHLKNWLLDTGSLTERLQSHCRDFRVQVLSQQQAELMSNEQQLMDSDCSYVVREVLLYGEQNPWVFARSLLPETLCEGEHMGLSSLGNKPLGSLIFNDPRFIRQPFQITRIDGDNKLYQQLELSTDQPLWGRRSVFLFQEWKLMVSEVFLPQSPAYKLMGRKA, encoded by the coding sequence TTGAGTTTAGCAACTGAATTTCCATTGACCCTGGATACACAGTGGTTTTCACCACAGGCCGGCGCTATACCTGATTTTCATCTGAAGAACTGGTTGCTGGATACCGGCTCGCTGACAGAGCGGCTGCAGTCGCACTGCCGTGACTTTCGTGTGCAGGTACTGAGCCAGCAACAGGCAGAGCTGATGAGTAACGAACAACAGCTGATGGACTCTGACTGTTCTTATGTGGTCAGAGAGGTGCTGCTTTACGGGGAGCAGAACCCATGGGTTTTTGCCCGTTCGTTGTTGCCGGAGACCTTGTGTGAGGGCGAGCACATGGGCCTGTCGTCACTGGGAAATAAGCCTTTGGGCAGCCTGATTTTTAATGACCCGCGTTTTATTCGTCAGCCTTTTCAGATAACCCGCATAGACGGTGACAATAAGTTGTATCAACAACTGGAACTCAGCACAGATCAGCCTTTGTGGGGCAGGCGCTCGGTATTTCTGTTTCAGGAGTGGAAGCTTATGGTATCGGAGGTTTTTTTGCCTCAAAGCCCGGCGTATAAACTGATGGGGCGGAAAGCCTGA
- a CDS encoding flagellar basal body-associated protein FliL produces the protein MAYAYFGLEPDIVTNYLSNSSRKLGYVRVTVELMLEDESQLETVAHHAPLLRSTTIDIFGRQPEEKIKSLTGREEIRQLCLQTLREQMRRETGSEMVKDVIFTKYLYQG, from the coding sequence ATGGCCTATGCCTATTTTGGCCTTGAGCCTGATATTGTCACCAACTACCTGAGCAACAGCAGCCGCAAACTCGGATATGTCAGGGTAACAGTGGAACTGATGCTGGAAGACGAATCTCAGTTGGAGACCGTTGCTCATCATGCTCCTTTGCTACGTTCAACCACCATTGATATTTTTGGCCGTCAGCCTGAAGAGAAAATAAAATCTCTGACTGGTCGTGAAGAGATCCGCCAACTTTGCCTGCAAACCCTGCGTGAACAGATGAGAAGAGAAACCGGCTCAGAGATGGTTAAAGACGTCATTTTTACTAAGTATCTTTATCAGGGTTAA
- the glpG gene encoding rhomboid family intramembrane serine protease GlpG → MLLIAFTREQDARLLANYLKFKGIQVNYEFNQAEHPHSLVLLDESQLPEARAMTQEFIHNPQDQKYQQVAWQQGAAVSMQGSGQKSLLSMLSQGLLSPLTSIVLILCLLVYFASILGWFVPLQQWLAFQPLSQLSDNQQWWRLLGPAFMHFSVLHIVFNLLWWGMLGAQIEQRLGSINLLLIFLLTAVFSNFAQYMASGPNFGGLSGVVYGVMGFVWWCGVLRPGWGLSLSKPLVGFILVWLILGYTDMLWVKMANTAHTVGLITGCLLALLYTRLSVNPDKDT, encoded by the coding sequence ATGCTGTTGATTGCTTTTACCCGCGAGCAGGATGCCAGACTGTTGGCTAATTACCTGAAGTTCAAAGGAATCCAGGTTAATTACGAATTTAATCAGGCGGAACATCCCCACAGTCTGGTACTCCTGGATGAAAGTCAGCTCCCTGAAGCCCGTGCCATGACGCAGGAGTTTATCCACAATCCGCAGGATCAGAAGTACCAACAAGTCGCCTGGCAACAGGGTGCAGCGGTGTCAATGCAGGGTTCCGGGCAGAAGTCTTTATTATCAATGCTCAGCCAGGGGCTGCTTAGCCCCCTTACCAGTATTGTTCTGATCCTGTGTTTGCTGGTCTATTTTGCCAGTATTCTGGGCTGGTTCGTTCCACTGCAGCAATGGCTGGCTTTTCAGCCGCTGTCACAACTATCGGACAATCAGCAATGGTGGAGATTGCTTGGGCCGGCTTTTATGCACTTTTCTGTGCTGCATATTGTTTTCAATCTGCTGTGGTGGGGGATGCTGGGAGCGCAAATTGAACAGCGTCTGGGCAGTATTAATTTATTGCTGATTTTTCTGTTAACGGCGGTATTCTCCAACTTTGCACAGTATATGGCTTCCGGCCCCAATTTTGGTGGTCTGTCAGGGGTAGTGTACGGGGTAATGGGGTTTGTCTGGTGGTGCGGTGTATTACGTCCGGGCTGGGGATTATCTCTTTCCAAACCTCTGGTGGGATTTATTCTGGTCTGGCTGATCTTGGGCTATACCGATATGCTGTGGGTAAAAATGGCCAATACCGCTCACACGGTGGGCCTGATTACCGGCTGTCTGCTGGCGTTGCTATATACCCGTTTGAGCGTTAACCCTGATAAAGATACTTAG
- the glpE gene encoding thiosulfate sulfurtransferase GlpE, producing MELFQHIDIVAARQRLEAGDAVLVDIRDPQSYASAHIEDAVHLSNDNLQHFMDDTPRTTPVIVCCYHGNSSQQAAQFLVQQGYNDVYSLDGGFEAWRMQFPFVSSAP from the coding sequence ATGGAACTATTTCAACATATTGATATTGTTGCTGCCAGGCAACGGCTGGAGGCCGGTGATGCGGTGCTGGTGGACATCCGGGATCCTCAGTCTTATGCCTCGGCACATATTGAGGATGCCGTACATCTGAGCAACGATAATTTACAGCACTTTATGGATGATACTCCGCGAACCACGCCGGTAATTGTCTGTTGTTATCATGGCAATAGCAGTCAACAGGCGGCCCAGTTTCTGGTGCAGCAAGGCTACAATGACGTCTACTCTCTGGATGGCGGCTTTGAAGCCTGGCGTATGCAGTTCCCTTTCGTCAGTTCGGCCCCTTGA
- the tdh gene encoding L-threonine 3-dehydrogenase, with the protein MKALSKLHAKPGIWLTEAEKPQVGHNDLLIRIRKTAICGTDMHIYHWDEWSQATIPVPMVVGHEYVGEVVEMGQEVTGFAVGDRVSGEGHITCGHCRNCRAGRRHLCRNTYGVGVNRPGAFAEYLVIPAFNAFKIPAHISDDLAAIFDPFGNAVHTALSFDLVGEDVLITGAGPIGIMAAAVARHVGARHVVITDVNEYRLELARKMGATRVVNVSKEKLADVMKELGMTEGFDVGLEMSGVASAFREMLSNMNHGGKVAMLGIPSGDTAIDWNQVIFKGLVIKGIYGREMFETWYKMVSLIESGLDLQPIITHKFDIDQFEQGFETMASGQSGKVILSWQ; encoded by the coding sequence ATGAAGGCCTTGTCTAAATTACATGCAAAACCCGGCATCTGGCTGACAGAAGCAGAAAAACCGCAGGTTGGCCACAATGACCTGCTGATCCGAATCCGTAAAACAGCAATCTGTGGCACAGACATGCATATCTATCATTGGGATGAATGGTCACAGGCGACCATTCCTGTACCTATGGTGGTCGGTCATGAGTATGTGGGTGAAGTGGTTGAGATGGGTCAGGAAGTGACCGGTTTTGCAGTGGGCGACAGGGTTTCCGGAGAGGGACATATTACCTGTGGCCACTGTCGTAACTGTCGGGCGGGCCGTCGCCACCTTTGCCGCAATACTTATGGTGTGGGTGTCAATCGCCCTGGTGCGTTTGCCGAGTATCTGGTGATTCCGGCTTTTAACGCCTTTAAGATCCCGGCACATATTTCCGATGATCTTGCTGCCATTTTTGATCCCTTTGGTAATGCTGTGCACACGGCATTGTCATTTGATCTGGTGGGCGAAGATGTCTTGATTACCGGCGCCGGTCCAATTGGAATTATGGCGGCGGCTGTCGCCCGTCATGTGGGTGCCCGCCATGTTGTGATCACTGATGTGAACGAATACCGCCTGGAACTGGCCCGTAAAATGGGCGCCACCCGGGTAGTGAATGTCAGCAAGGAAAAACTGGCCGATGTGATGAAAGAGCTGGGAATGACCGAGGGCTTTGATGTGGGACTGGAAATGTCCGGCGTCGCCTCGGCATTTCGTGAGATGCTTAGCAATATGAATCATGGAGGTAAAGTTGCCATGTTGGGGATCCCATCCGGAGATACGGCTATTGACTGGAACCAGGTGATCTTTAAAGGTCTGGTGATCAAAGGGATTTATGGACGGGAGATGTTTGAAACCTGGTACAAGATGGTCAGTCTGATCGAAAGTGGTCTGGATCTGCAGCCCATTATCACCCACAAGTTTGATATTGATCAGTTTGAACAAGGTTTTGAGACAATGGCATCGGGTCAGTCCGGCAAAGTTATTCTGAGCTGGCAGTGA
- the kbl gene encoding glycine C-acetyltransferase produces the protein MNQGFNDYLQQQLDDVREQGLFKSERIISSQQQADISLTDSEHVLNFCANNYLGLANHPDLIAAAKSGLDSHGFGMASVRFICGTQDIHKQLENKLSEFLGMEDTILYSSCFDANAGLFETLLGPEDAIISDALNHASIIDGVRLCKAKRYRYANNDMADLEKQLQQAQADGARYKMIATDGVFSMDGVIARLKAVCDLADKYNALVMVDDSHAVGFVGEQGRGSHEYCDVMGRVDILTGTLGKALGGASGGYTSASKEIVSWLRQRSRPYLFSNSLAPAIVSASIKVLELLSGGGELRKTLKENSQYFRERMTAAGFELAGADHAIIPVMLSDARLASAMAEKMLAKDIYVVGFSFPVVPKGQARIRTQMSAAHTKAHLDKAIDAFVEVGKELGVIS, from the coding sequence ATGAACCAAGGTTTCAATGATTATCTGCAGCAGCAACTGGATGATGTCCGCGAGCAGGGACTGTTTAAAAGTGAACGTATCATCAGTTCACAGCAGCAGGCTGATATCAGCCTGACAGACTCAGAGCATGTACTGAATTTTTGTGCCAACAATTATCTGGGGCTGGCTAATCATCCCGATTTGATTGCCGCGGCTAAATCAGGTCTGGATTCACATGGCTTTGGCATGGCGTCGGTGCGTTTTATCTGCGGCACTCAGGATATTCATAAACAGCTGGAAAACAAGCTCAGTGAGTTTCTGGGCATGGAAGATACGATTCTCTACTCTTCCTGTTTTGATGCCAATGCCGGGTTATTTGAAACTTTACTGGGCCCTGAAGATGCAATTATCTCCGATGCCCTGAACCACGCCAGTATTATCGATGGGGTCAGATTGTGTAAGGCTAAACGCTACCGCTACGCCAATAACGATATGGCTGATCTTGAGAAGCAGTTACAGCAGGCGCAGGCTGATGGGGCCCGATATAAGATGATTGCCACCGATGGTGTCTTTTCCATGGATGGTGTGATTGCCAGATTAAAAGCGGTCTGTGATCTGGCCGATAAGTATAACGCCCTGGTGATGGTGGATGATTCTCACGCCGTGGGCTTTGTCGGTGAGCAAGGCCGCGGCAGCCATGAATACTGTGACGTCATGGGGAGGGTGGACATTCTTACCGGTACCCTGGGTAAAGCACTTGGCGGCGCATCCGGTGGCTATACTTCAGCCAGCAAAGAAATAGTGAGCTGGTTGCGGCAAAGGTCAAGGCCTTACCTGTTTTCCAATTCACTGGCACCGGCGATTGTGTCAGCTTCGATCAAAGTGCTGGAATTGCTCTCCGGCGGCGGTGAGCTGCGTAAAACCCTTAAAGAGAACAGCCAGTATTTCCGTGAGCGTATGACCGCAGCCGGTTTCGAACTGGCCGGGGCCGATCATGCCATTATTCCGGTGATGCTGAGCGATGCAAGGCTGGCCAGCGCAATGGCCGAGAAAATGCTGGCCAAAGACATATATGTGGTGGGTTTTTCTTTCCCCGTGGTACCCAAAGGGCAGGCGCGTATACGTACGCAAATGTCTGCAGCGCATACCAAAGCGCATCTGGATAAAGCCATTGACGCCTTTGTTGAGGTTGGCAAAGAGCTGGGAGTGATATCATGA
- the waaA gene encoding lipid IV(A) 3-deoxy-D-manno-octulosonic acid transferase encodes MHRQPENHHPGAFRDKLSRSAYSLLWMLLAPVLAIVMLRRGHENRLQELKRLPERFGFGSALKQTGGYLFHCVSVGEVVAATPLIKKLQTLRPSQPITLTTTTTTGSERALELFGNSIQHCYLPFDIPFAMSRLLKRVKPDLVVITEVELWPNMIHCCWQKNIPVTVINARMTDRSVNRYRKLSWLAGPMLAKLSKVCAQGLRDYNNYLRLGVTEDKVVLTNNIKFDLPDIDVTALRQNVIETYGTQHRKVLVAGSTHAPEEELLLEAYQQLKGKHQELLLVLVPRHPQRFEQVSELCLQHHLNVIRVSAGKPCQADTDILLGDKMGILKQLYALADIAFVGGSLSDKGGHNALEPAQLGIPILMGPSQYNNPQICAELEAGGALHTVKDETDLINQCHRWLRCPDAAREQGLAGQKTIHINAGAVHKTLDFLTAVSPSNQTI; translated from the coding sequence ATGCATAGACAGCCTGAAAATCATCATCCCGGCGCATTTAGGGACAAGCTGAGCCGCAGTGCATACAGCCTGTTATGGATGCTGCTGGCGCCAGTCCTCGCTATCGTGATGCTCAGGCGCGGGCACGAGAACCGACTACAGGAACTCAAGCGTCTGCCCGAACGATTCGGATTCGGATCTGCTCTGAAACAAACCGGTGGCTACCTGTTTCATTGTGTGTCTGTGGGTGAGGTGGTCGCGGCGACTCCCTTAATCAAGAAACTGCAGACACTCAGGCCGAGCCAGCCCATTACCCTGACAACCACAACGACAACTGGCTCAGAAAGGGCGTTGGAGCTATTCGGGAATAGCATACAACACTGTTATCTGCCCTTTGATATCCCATTTGCCATGAGCCGTCTGCTTAAACGTGTGAAGCCAGACCTGGTGGTGATCACGGAAGTGGAGTTGTGGCCTAATATGATCCATTGCTGCTGGCAAAAGAATATTCCTGTCACTGTTATAAATGCGCGTATGACAGACCGTTCGGTAAACCGTTATCGCAAACTGAGTTGGTTAGCCGGCCCAATGCTGGCAAAGCTGTCAAAAGTCTGCGCGCAGGGACTGCGCGATTATAATAACTACCTCAGACTCGGCGTCACAGAAGACAAAGTGGTGCTGACCAACAATATAAAATTTGATCTGCCGGATATCGATGTTACCGCTTTGCGACAGAACGTCATCGAAACCTATGGGACTCAGCACAGGAAAGTGCTGGTTGCAGGCAGCACCCATGCACCGGAAGAAGAGTTGCTGTTAGAAGCCTATCAGCAGCTTAAGGGTAAGCATCAGGAGCTATTGTTGGTACTGGTGCCCAGACACCCTCAGAGATTTGAACAGGTGTCTGAGCTTTGTCTGCAGCACCATCTGAACGTAATAAGGGTAAGTGCCGGCAAGCCTTGTCAGGCCGATACAGATATTCTGCTTGGCGATAAAATGGGTATTCTTAAGCAGCTTTATGCCCTGGCTGACATTGCTTTTGTGGGAGGCAGCCTGAGTGACAAAGGCGGGCACAATGCCCTCGAGCCAGCACAGCTAGGAATCCCCATCTTGATGGGGCCATCACAATATAATAATCCACAGATTTGTGCCGAGCTTGAGGCCGGTGGTGCCTTGCATACGGTTAAAGATGAGACAGATCTGATTAACCAATGTCATCGCTGGTTACGTTGTCCTGATGCTGCTCGGGAACAGGGTCTGGCGGGTCAGAAAACCATCCATATTAATGCAGGTGCCGTACACAAAACCCTTGACTTCCTGACGGCTGTCTCACCATCAAATCAGACAATCTGA
- a CDS encoding glycosyltransferase family 4 protein: MPNEQNEEEISLILGNSNPNFSGVTSTMLQVSAEQRKWVNLRIMGKHHLTDPDLYISFWDTVRLCRKPLKNGKFRVFHARRVDEMIQALILRYLFRCKLKIVFSSAAQRKRSGSTVWITRKMDAVVAVSQRSAGFLADPPDIVIPHGIQTHLYQPARNKALAWQALGYGGKIGIGMLGRVRKQKGVHHFVRACIASLPKYPDVTAVIVGAISSSHREFVEQLKSEVEEAGLSSRIIFTGELPFKQIPQIFSALSVVAALSDNEGFGLTVPEAMSAEAAVLATDAGAWPEIIRQDIDGYVVPVNASDEINQKLDVLLSDTKRCETMGKRGRERVLEHYSIEREARQLLEFFETLR, translated from the coding sequence GTGCCGAACGAACAGAATGAAGAGGAAATTTCCTTAATCCTGGGTAATTCCAATCCGAATTTTTCAGGGGTGACATCCACCATGTTGCAGGTTTCCGCCGAGCAGAGAAAGTGGGTGAATTTAAGGATAATGGGTAAACACCATCTGACGGATCCGGATTTGTATATCAGCTTTTGGGATACCGTCAGGCTATGCCGGAAACCGCTGAAAAACGGTAAATTCAGGGTTTTTCACGCCCGGCGGGTGGATGAAATGATACAGGCGCTGATTTTACGTTATCTGTTCAGGTGTAAGTTAAAGATTGTCTTCAGCAGCGCCGCACAGAGGAAGCGTTCAGGGTCGACGGTGTGGATCACCCGCAAAATGGATGCAGTCGTTGCTGTAAGCCAGCGCTCGGCGGGATTTCTCGCCGATCCGCCGGATATCGTTATTCCCCATGGTATACAGACTCACCTTTACCAGCCAGCCCGGAACAAGGCCCTGGCCTGGCAAGCTTTGGGGTACGGCGGAAAAATTGGAATCGGTATGTTAGGGCGAGTGCGAAAACAGAAAGGCGTGCATCATTTTGTCCGGGCCTGTATCGCTAGTTTACCCAAATATCCGGATGTAACTGCCGTTATAGTCGGGGCGATCTCGTCCTCGCACCGGGAATTTGTTGAACAGCTTAAGTCTGAAGTGGAAGAGGCGGGTCTGTCCTCGCGAATAATCTTCACCGGCGAGCTGCCCTTTAAGCAAATCCCACAGATTTTCTCGGCACTGTCTGTGGTTGCGGCCCTGAGTGATAATGAAGGATTTGGGCTGACCGTGCCGGAGGCCATGAGCGCCGAAGCTGCGGTGCTGGCTACCGATGCCGGAGCCTGGCCGGAAATAATTCGTCAGGATATCGATGGCTATGTGGTGCCGGTAAATGCCAGTGATGAAATTAATCAGAAGCTGGATGTGTTGCTGTCTGATACGAAACGATGTGAGACCATGGGTAAACGCGGGCGTGAACGGGTTCTCGAGCATTACAGTATTGAAAGAGAAGCCCGTCAGTTACTGGAATTTTTTGAAACTCTTAGGTGA